The proteins below are encoded in one region of Ornithinimicrobium avium:
- a CDS encoding amidohydrolase, whose product MSEPTPAATVLSGLDRARPWLEDLYRDLHAHPELSTAEHRTADRVVREVRGMAGGTELEVVTGIGGTGVAVVVPNGEGPTVLLRADMDGLPVQEDTGLDYASTVFAQNRQGETVPVMHACGHDTHVATLLASLRLLLEQKQAWSGTVLAVFQPAEEQYNGAEAMVEDGLVERLPRPDVGLSQHVLPGPSGSVQVAAGPIMASCDDFRITLHGRGGHASAPHQTIDPVVMAASLVMRLQTIVARRVDPTQTAVVTVGRISAGTKTNIIPALAEIEGTVRTYDTGVAATCLAAIEQTARAEAAAWGAPEPEMETFDHLPVTDNDPEVTARAREALAAELGEEQVLVFEPEGGSEDFSVLPDAWGVPYTYWGFGAFDGQEWARAEAEGSTADLPSNHSPRFAPVIQPTLDTGVRAMVAAALAWLAP is encoded by the coding sequence ATGAGCGAGCCGACCCCTGCCGCGACGGTGCTCTCCGGGCTGGACCGGGCCCGACCCTGGCTGGAGGACCTCTACCGCGACCTGCACGCCCACCCGGAGCTGTCGACGGCCGAGCACCGCACCGCCGACCGCGTGGTCCGCGAGGTGCGGGGTATGGCGGGCGGCACGGAGCTCGAGGTCGTCACCGGGATCGGGGGCACCGGGGTGGCGGTCGTGGTCCCCAACGGCGAGGGGCCGACCGTGCTGCTGCGCGCCGACATGGACGGGCTGCCGGTCCAGGAGGACACCGGTCTGGACTACGCCTCCACCGTCTTCGCGCAGAACCGCCAGGGCGAGACGGTGCCGGTCATGCACGCCTGCGGGCACGACACGCACGTGGCCACCCTGCTCGCCTCGCTCCGGCTCCTGCTGGAGCAGAAGCAGGCCTGGTCCGGCACGGTGCTGGCCGTCTTCCAGCCGGCCGAGGAGCAGTACAACGGGGCCGAGGCCATGGTCGAGGACGGGCTGGTCGAGCGGCTCCCGCGCCCGGACGTCGGCCTGTCCCAGCACGTGCTGCCCGGCCCGTCGGGCTCGGTGCAGGTGGCGGCCGGGCCGATCATGGCCAGCTGCGACGACTTCCGCATCACCCTGCACGGGCGGGGCGGGCACGCGTCCGCGCCGCACCAGACGATCGACCCCGTCGTCATGGCCGCCTCGCTGGTGATGCGCCTGCAGACGATCGTGGCCAGGCGCGTGGACCCGACCCAGACCGCCGTCGTCACGGTCGGCCGGATCAGCGCGGGCACCAAGACCAACATCATCCCCGCCCTCGCCGAGATCGAGGGCACGGTGCGCACCTACGACACGGGGGTGGCCGCCACGTGTCTGGCGGCGATCGAGCAGACGGCCCGTGCCGAGGCCGCGGCGTGGGGTGCGCCGGAGCCGGAGATGGAGACCTTCGACCACCTGCCGGTGACCGACAACGACCCCGAGGTGACCGCCCGGGCACGGGAGGCGCTGGCCGCCGAGCTCGGGGAGGAGCAGGTCCTCGTCTTCGAGCCGGAGGGCGGGTCGGAGGACTTCTCCGTGCTGCCCGACGCCTGGGGCGTGCCCTACACCTACTGGGGCTTCGGTGCCTTCGACGGGCAGGAGTGGGCCCGGGCGGAGGCCGAGGGCAGCACCGCAGACCTCCCGTCCAACCACTCGCCGCGCTTCGCGCCGGTGATCCAGCCGACGCTGGACACCGGGGTGCGCGCGATGGTCGCGGCGGCCCTGGCCTGGCTGGCACCCTGA
- a CDS encoding 3-hydroxybutyrate dehydrogenase produces the protein MTTRTVLVTGGGSGIGEAVARRSARDGHRVVVADRDAAAAERVAGEVGGEAWVVDLADTAGLEDLRLECDVLVNNAGVQRVAPIHEFDPQDFRLIQRLMLESPFLLVRAALPHMYERGWGRVVNISSAHGLRASEFKVAYVAAKHGMEGLSKVTALEGAPHGVTSNCINPGYVRTPLVEKQVADQARTHGIPEDEVVERIMLTRAAVKRLIEPAEVAALAAFLMSDDAAMVTGASYTMDGGWTAQ, from the coding sequence ATGACGACACGCACGGTGCTGGTGACGGGCGGCGGGAGCGGGATCGGGGAGGCGGTCGCGCGCCGCAGCGCCCGGGACGGGCACCGGGTGGTCGTGGCCGACCGGGACGCGGCGGCGGCCGAGCGCGTCGCCGGGGAGGTCGGCGGGGAGGCGTGGGTGGTGGACCTGGCGGACACGGCGGGGCTGGAGGACCTGCGCCTGGAGTGCGACGTGCTGGTCAACAACGCCGGCGTGCAGCGGGTGGCGCCGATCCACGAGTTCGACCCGCAGGACTTCCGCCTCATCCAGCGGCTGATGCTGGAGTCGCCGTTCCTGCTGGTCCGGGCGGCGCTGCCGCACATGTACGAGCGGGGCTGGGGCCGGGTGGTGAACATCTCCTCGGCGCACGGGTTGCGCGCCTCGGAGTTCAAGGTGGCCTACGTGGCGGCCAAGCACGGGATGGAGGGTCTGTCCAAGGTGACCGCCCTGGAGGGGGCCCCGCACGGGGTGACGTCGAACTGCATCAACCCGGGCTACGTGCGCACCCCGCTGGTGGAGAAGCAGGTCGCCGACCAGGCGCGCACGCACGGCATACCCGAGGACGAGGTGGTGGAGAGGATCATGCTCACCCGCGCGGCGGTCAAGCGACTCATCGAGCCGGCCGAGGTCGCCGCCCTGGCGGCCTTCCTCATGTCCGACGACGCGGCGATGGTGACCGGGGCGTCCTACACGATGGACGGCGGCTGGACCGCCCAGTAG
- a CDS encoding ABC transporter ATP-binding protein, with amino-acid sequence MLEIAGLDAFYGDAQALHGVDLRVGEGEVVTLVGRNGAGKTTLLRAVMGLHHDVRGTITFDGEDITAMPPQHRARRGLGWVQDDRGIYASLSVEENLTLPPVTDPAKAWSTEQVYQAFPVLADRRRAAGTTLSGGEQQMLAMARVLRTGARLLLLDEPSEGLAPVIVQLIRDILLKIKAQGTTVLLVEQNVKFAASVADRHYVLAQGAVATDLDNAEFTARQDELLEYLGM; translated from the coding sequence ATGCTTGAGATCGCGGGGCTGGACGCCTTCTACGGCGACGCCCAGGCGCTGCACGGGGTCGACCTGCGGGTCGGCGAGGGCGAGGTCGTCACGCTCGTCGGTCGCAACGGCGCCGGCAAGACGACCCTGCTGCGCGCCGTGATGGGGCTGCACCACGACGTGCGCGGCACGATCACCTTCGACGGCGAGGACATCACCGCGATGCCGCCGCAGCACCGCGCCCGCCGCGGCCTGGGCTGGGTCCAGGACGACCGTGGCATCTACGCCTCCCTCAGCGTCGAGGAGAACCTCACCCTGCCCCCGGTCACCGACCCGGCCAAGGCCTGGTCGACCGAGCAGGTCTACCAGGCCTTCCCGGTGCTGGCCGACCGCCGCCGCGCGGCCGGCACCACCCTGTCGGGCGGCGAGCAGCAGATGCTCGCGATGGCCAGGGTGCTGCGCACCGGCGCCCGGCTGCTGCTCCTCGACGAGCCCAGCGAGGGCCTGGCCCCGGTGATCGTCCAGCTCATCCGCGACATCCTGCTGAAGATCAAGGCGCAGGGCACCACCGTGCTGCTCGTGGAGCAGAACGTCAAGTTCGCCGCGAGCGTCGCCGACCGGCACTACGTGCTGGCGCAGGGCGCGGTGGCCACCGACCTGGACAACGCCGAGTTCACCGCCCGGCAGGACGAGCTGCTCGAGTACCTCGGCATGTGA
- a CDS encoding bifunctional acetate--CoA ligase family protein/GNAT family N-acetyltransferase: MDEQDGLPPGYPQEWEADVVLADGMVAHVRPIRPDDVEALHEFHAAQSEESIYLRFFAPIKRLSDKDVHRFTHVDYSDRVALVVMIRGKIAGIGRYDRLKPGGPEAEVAFNVSDDHQGRGIGSVLLEHLADIAREAGVRRFVADVLPQNRKMIGVFRDAGYDASHEFDDGVIAVTFDIEPTDESRAVRMSREHRSESRSVRRLLHPASVAVIGASRREATVGRAFLDHIAERGFAGDLYAVNNRAEPGTDIGGLPSYRSVRDIEGGVELAVVAVPAADVLATVDECADAGVRALVVPSEGFAEAGPEGEHRQRQLLMLARGYGMRVLGPNSFGIINNDPQVRLDASLAEPAHLPPHGSLGLFAQSGALGIAVLASAQRRGLGISTFASAGNRVDVSGNDLMQYWLDDDATTAVGLHLESMGNPRKFSRIARKLSSVKPVIVVKSGVGGRFGTPRGHRVRTTQERPEAFTQMLKQAGVIRAENTHQLFDVAQLVINQPLPAGHRVGVVTNSDALGSLAADAAQSWGLDVTHGPVAVAAEAGVAEFRRVVEEALADDHVDSLIACFIPPVAFIDPEVVQAVGEAVAGSEKPCVATFLGMRGVTPGSRLPTYTTPEDGVRALAAATRYAEWLRSDRGTRVRPDGINRGAVNDVVAAVLARSPRGADLSQEETTAVLAAYGIEVWPSVTVSSDEEAVEVYRQLRGTVVLKATSPLLSHQPGQGWIRTGLRHPKAVGAAYRDLARMLEPLGADGIAVQRMAAPGGVAVEVHSSEDALFGPVVGFGVAGLPIDLLGDMTSRFPPLTDVDIVDMVTSIRAAPMLDGYRGVMPVDHAALYDLIARVSVLADDHPELAHLRLNPVMAHQDGVDVLGASLHVAPAPTRTDAERRAMSS; encoded by the coding sequence ATGGACGAGCAGGATGGACTGCCCCCCGGCTACCCGCAGGAGTGGGAGGCGGACGTGGTGCTGGCCGACGGCATGGTGGCCCACGTCAGGCCGATCCGTCCCGACGACGTCGAGGCGCTCCACGAGTTCCACGCGGCCCAGTCCGAGGAGTCCATCTACCTGCGCTTCTTCGCGCCGATCAAGCGGCTCTCCGACAAGGACGTCCACCGCTTCACCCACGTCGACTACTCCGACCGCGTCGCGCTGGTGGTGATGATCCGGGGCAAGATCGCCGGCATCGGGCGCTACGACCGGCTCAAGCCCGGCGGCCCGGAGGCCGAGGTCGCCTTCAACGTCTCCGACGACCACCAGGGCCGGGGCATCGGCTCGGTCCTGCTCGAGCACCTGGCCGACATCGCCCGCGAGGCCGGGGTCCGCCGCTTCGTCGCCGACGTGCTGCCCCAGAACCGCAAGATGATCGGCGTCTTCCGCGACGCCGGCTACGACGCCTCGCACGAGTTCGACGACGGCGTCATCGCCGTCACCTTCGACATCGAGCCCACCGACGAGTCGCGCGCGGTGCGGATGTCCCGGGAGCACCGCTCGGAGTCCCGCTCGGTGCGCCGCCTCCTGCACCCCGCCTCGGTCGCCGTCATCGGCGCCAGCCGGCGCGAGGCCACCGTCGGGCGGGCCTTCCTCGACCACATCGCGGAGCGTGGGTTCGCCGGGGACCTGTATGCCGTCAACAACCGCGCCGAGCCCGGCACCGACATCGGGGGACTGCCGTCCTACCGCTCGGTGCGCGACATCGAGGGCGGCGTCGAGCTGGCCGTCGTCGCGGTCCCCGCCGCCGACGTGCTGGCCACCGTCGACGAGTGCGCCGACGCCGGGGTGCGGGCGCTGGTCGTGCCCTCGGAAGGGTTCGCCGAGGCCGGCCCGGAGGGGGAGCACCGGCAGCGACAGCTGCTGATGCTGGCCCGCGGCTACGGCATGCGGGTCCTGGGCCCGAACAGCTTCGGTATCATCAACAACGACCCGCAGGTCCGCCTCGACGCCTCGCTGGCCGAACCGGCCCACCTGCCGCCGCACGGCAGCCTGGGCCTGTTCGCGCAGTCCGGCGCCCTCGGCATCGCGGTGCTGGCCTCCGCCCAGCGCCGTGGTCTGGGCATCTCCACCTTCGCCTCCGCCGGCAACCGGGTGGACGTCTCGGGTAACGACCTCATGCAGTACTGGCTCGACGACGACGCCACGACCGCGGTCGGGCTGCACCTGGAGTCGATGGGCAACCCGCGCAAGTTCTCCCGCATCGCCCGCAAGCTCTCCTCGGTCAAGCCGGTGATCGTGGTCAAGTCCGGCGTGGGCGGACGCTTCGGCACCCCTCGCGGGCACCGGGTGCGTACCACCCAGGAGCGGCCGGAGGCCTTCACCCAGATGCTCAAGCAGGCCGGCGTGATCCGCGCGGAGAACACCCACCAGCTCTTCGACGTCGCCCAGCTGGTCATCAACCAACCGCTGCCGGCCGGCCACCGGGTGGGCGTGGTGACCAACAGCGACGCGCTCGGCTCGCTCGCCGCGGACGCCGCCCAGTCCTGGGGCCTTGACGTCACCCACGGCCCCGTCGCCGTCGCCGCGGAGGCGGGGGTCGCGGAGTTCCGGCGGGTGGTGGAGGAGGCTCTCGCCGACGACCATGTGGACTCCCTCATCGCCTGCTTCATCCCGCCGGTGGCCTTCATCGACCCCGAGGTGGTGCAGGCGGTCGGCGAGGCGGTCGCCGGCTCGGAGAAGCCCTGCGTGGCCACCTTCCTGGGGATGCGCGGCGTCACCCCGGGCAGCCGGCTGCCGACCTACACCACGCCCGAGGACGGGGTGCGGGCGCTCGCCGCGGCCACGAGGTATGCCGAGTGGTTGCGCAGCGACCGCGGCACCCGGGTGCGCCCGGACGGGATCAACCGGGGCGCCGTCAACGACGTCGTCGCGGCCGTCCTCGCCCGGTCCCCGCGCGGGGCGGACCTGTCCCAGGAGGAGACCACCGCGGTGCTCGCGGCCTACGGGATCGAGGTCTGGCCCTCGGTGACGGTCTCCTCCGACGAGGAGGCGGTCGAGGTCTACCGCCAGCTGCGCGGCACCGTCGTGCTCAAGGCGACCTCGCCGCTGCTCTCCCACCAGCCCGGCCAGGGCTGGATCCGCACCGGGCTGCGCCACCCCAAGGCGGTCGGTGCGGCCTACCGCGACCTCGCCCGGATGCTGGAGCCGCTCGGTGCCGACGGGATCGCGGTGCAGCGGATGGCGGCTCCCGGTGGGGTGGCGGTGGAGGTGCACAGCAGCGAGGACGCGCTCTTCGGGCCGGTCGTCGGCTTCGGCGTGGCCGGTCTGCCGATCGACCTGCTCGGCGACATGACCAGCCGCTTCCCGCCGCTGACCGACGTCGACATCGTCGACATGGTCACCTCGATCAGGGCCGCGCCGATGCTCGACGGCTACCGGGGGGTGATGCCGGTGGACCACGCGGCCCTCTACGACCTCATCGCGCGCGTCTCGGTGCTGGCCGACGACCACCCCGAGCTGGCCCACCTGCGCCTCAACCCGGTCATGGCCCACCAGGACGGCGTCGACGTGCTCGGCGCCAGCCTGCACGTGGCGCCGGCGCCCACCCGCACCGACGCCGAACGACGGGCGATGTCGTCATGA
- a CDS encoding DUF5998 family protein, whose protein sequence is MVRRLRSPLPDSLVADIESAGYLPAVVHDVVLTAVGRDQVVGHLVHAETTFDEQAVRNHLTVLVLTDRRLVIAHADDHEGPERQRMATATSETVPLRAVRGVMLTHVVPDPENFDGSLAGRAVTLTLGWGAVSRVDLLPAMCEDPQCEGDHGYEGTVASDDISLRVAADADGVDQLERALAFAQELSSRLGR, encoded by the coding sequence ATGGTCCGTCGTCTGAGGTCACCCCTGCCCGACTCCCTCGTGGCCGACATCGAGAGCGCCGGCTACCTGCCGGCGGTCGTCCACGACGTGGTCCTCACCGCGGTCGGGCGCGACCAGGTGGTCGGCCACCTCGTCCATGCCGAGACGACCTTCGACGAGCAGGCGGTGCGCAACCACCTGACCGTCCTCGTCCTCACCGACCGCCGGCTCGTCATCGCGCACGCCGACGACCACGAGGGCCCGGAGCGGCAGCGGATGGCGACCGCGACCAGCGAGACGGTGCCCCTGCGCGCCGTGCGCGGGGTGATGCTCACCCACGTGGTCCCCGACCCGGAGAACTTCGACGGCAGCCTCGCCGGCCGCGCGGTCACCCTGACCCTGGGATGGGGCGCGGTCTCGCGGGTCGACCTGCTGCCGGCCATGTGCGAGGACCCGCAGTGCGAGGGCGACCACGGCTACGAGGGCACCGTGGCCAGCGACGACATCTCGCTGCGGGTGGCGGCGGACGCCGACGGCGTGGACCAGCTCGAGCGAGCGCTCGCCTTCGCCCAGGAGCTGTCCTCGCGCCTCGGGCGCTGA
- a CDS encoding nitroreductase family protein — translation MELREVIRKRRMVRAYDADREVPQEVLDRVLQHAVRAPSAGFSQGWDFLVLESAQARDRFWAATTDPGAEPDRWLRGVSTAPVLVLCCSDPHTYLARYAEGDKGWTDRDPARWPVPYWDVDNGMAAMLILLTAVDEGLGALYFGVPPEQQDAVKDAFAIPQDRRVVGVVALGYPAPGPSTEAKGSARTRRRRPVREVAHRDRFGVPWRSGD, via the coding sequence ATGGAGCTGCGCGAGGTGATCAGGAAGCGTCGGATGGTGCGGGCCTACGACGCGGACCGCGAGGTCCCGCAGGAGGTGCTGGACCGGGTGCTGCAGCACGCCGTCCGTGCGCCCAGCGCCGGCTTCTCCCAGGGCTGGGACTTCCTCGTCCTGGAGTCGGCGCAGGCCCGGGACCGCTTCTGGGCGGCCACGACCGACCCGGGCGCGGAGCCGGACAGGTGGTTGCGCGGCGTGTCGACCGCGCCGGTGCTCGTGCTGTGCTGCTCGGACCCGCACACCTATCTGGCGCGCTACGCCGAGGGGGACAAGGGCTGGACCGACCGCGACCCCGCGCGTTGGCCGGTCCCCTACTGGGACGTCGACAACGGGATGGCGGCGATGCTCATCCTGCTCACCGCCGTCGACGAGGGGCTGGGCGCGCTCTACTTCGGCGTGCCGCCGGAGCAGCAGGACGCGGTCAAGGACGCCTTCGCGATCCCGCAGGACCGGCGCGTCGTCGGTGTGGTCGCCCTCGGCTATCCGGCCCCGGGCCCCTCGACGGAGGCGAAGGGCTCGGCCCGGACCCGCCGGCGGCGCCCTGTGCGCGAGGTCGCGCACCGGGACCGGTTCGGCGTGCCGTGGCGGTCAGGCGACTGA
- a CDS encoding alkaline phosphatase family protein, translating into MSAQEGAPEPVAAAVARYAPPGPGEGLPSVLPAVLTALGVGTPHDIPVPAWSLEPTRRVVVVLVDGLGARQLERVSGHAPFLHTLDSPVTDFRCGFPSTTATSLTSLGTGRRAGDHGIIGWQTGLRDGERLFNHLGWRDGPDPLTHQPLRTMLQEAGRRDVNATTVSRGMFESSGFTRAAQRGGAFIPAEEPQERTAGVLHALSRAGRRGRALVYAYWDEVDKAGHVHGPGSLEWGEAVEGVDSFVAGLAEQAPEGTTIVVTADHGMIGAPLERRRDVAYEQTLGAGVRLLAGEPRAPQAWCEPGAVDDVVATWREELGEEAVVLTREEVIDAGWFGPVREGYERRIGEVVVAMLGESTMLDSRLLRPSILRLRGHHGSITDAETAIPLLVHQG; encoded by the coding sequence ATGAGCGCGCAGGAGGGGGCCCCGGAGCCGGTCGCCGCGGCGGTGGCCCGGTACGCCCCGCCGGGGCCGGGGGAGGGGTTGCCCTCGGTCCTGCCCGCCGTCCTGACCGCCCTGGGCGTCGGCACGCCGCACGACATCCCCGTCCCGGCGTGGAGCCTGGAACCCACCCGCCGGGTGGTGGTCGTCCTCGTCGACGGGCTGGGGGCCCGGCAGCTCGAGCGGGTCAGCGGGCACGCCCCGTTCCTGCACACCCTGGACTCTCCGGTCACCGACTTCCGCTGCGGGTTCCCCTCCACCACCGCCACCAGCCTGACCAGCCTGGGCACCGGTCGCCGCGCCGGCGACCACGGGATCATCGGCTGGCAGACCGGCCTGCGCGACGGTGAGCGGCTGTTCAACCACCTCGGCTGGCGCGACGGGCCGGACCCCCTCACCCACCAGCCGCTGCGCACGATGCTGCAGGAGGCGGGGAGGCGGGACGTGAACGCCACGACCGTCTCCCGGGGCATGTTCGAGTCGTCCGGCTTCACCCGTGCGGCGCAGCGGGGCGGCGCCTTCATCCCCGCCGAGGAGCCGCAGGAGCGCACCGCCGGCGTGCTGCACGCGCTGAGCCGGGCCGGTCGCAGGGGACGGGCGCTCGTCTACGCCTACTGGGACGAGGTGGACAAGGCCGGCCACGTCCACGGTCCCGGCAGCCTGGAGTGGGGGGAGGCGGTCGAGGGCGTCGACTCCTTCGTCGCCGGGCTCGCCGAGCAGGCTCCGGAGGGGACGACGATCGTGGTGACCGCCGACCACGGCATGATCGGGGCACCGCTGGAGCGACGCCGCGACGTGGCCTACGAGCAGACCCTGGGGGCCGGTGTCCGCCTGCTCGCCGGGGAGCCTCGCGCCCCCCAGGCCTGGTGCGAGCCGGGCGCCGTGGACGACGTCGTGGCGACCTGGCGCGAGGAGCTCGGTGAGGAGGCCGTGGTCCTCACGCGGGAGGAGGTCATCGACGCCGGCTGGTTCGGACCGGTGCGGGAGGGCTACGAGCGCCGGATCGGCGAGGTCGTCGTCGCGATGCTCGGCGAGTCCACGATGCTCGACTCACGGCTGCTGCGACCCAGCATCCTGCGGCTGCGCGGCCACCACGGCAGCATCACCGACGCCGAGACCGCGATCCCGCTGCTCGTTCACCAGGGATGA
- a CDS encoding ABC transporter ATP-binding protein, which translates to MSQAEDGTAVRPGTVALSARGLTKDFRGFRAVKGVDLDVVDGQVHALVGPNGAGKTTLFNLLTGFIRPTSGTITVHGKDLTGKEPEEIAREGVARSFQITSLFDNLTPREHLELALQGRDGGGLRFWRSANLLRGYRGRADELIEQVGLADLAARPAGELAYGQKRALEMALVLALDPTVMLLDEPTAGMGREDVERTIALVRRIAQGRTVVFVDHNMHVVGSLADHVTVMMSGEVLASGTYEQVRADRRVITAYLGEESHA; encoded by the coding sequence ATGAGCCAAGCAGAGGACGGGACCGCCGTGCGTCCGGGGACCGTCGCCCTGTCCGCCCGCGGGCTGACCAAGGACTTCCGCGGGTTCCGCGCGGTCAAGGGCGTCGACCTGGACGTCGTCGACGGCCAGGTGCATGCGCTGGTCGGCCCGAACGGGGCCGGCAAGACCACGCTGTTCAACCTGCTGACCGGTTTCATCAGGCCGACCTCCGGGACGATCACCGTGCACGGCAAGGACCTGACCGGCAAGGAGCCGGAGGAGATCGCCCGCGAGGGCGTGGCCCGCTCCTTCCAGATCACCAGCCTCTTCGACAACCTCACCCCCCGCGAGCACCTGGAGCTCGCGCTGCAGGGACGCGACGGCGGCGGCCTGCGCTTCTGGCGCTCGGCCAACCTGCTGCGCGGCTACCGCGGCCGGGCCGACGAGCTGATCGAGCAGGTCGGCCTGGCCGACCTTGCCGCGCGGCCGGCCGGCGAGCTGGCCTACGGGCAGAAGCGGGCGCTGGAGATGGCCCTCGTGCTGGCCCTCGACCCGACCGTGATGCTGCTGGACGAGCCGACCGCCGGCATGGGCCGGGAGGACGTCGAACGCACGATCGCCCTGGTGCGGCGGATCGCGCAGGGCCGCACGGTCGTCTTCGTCGACCACAACATGCACGTGGTCGGCAGCCTCGCCGACCACGTCACCGTGATGATGTCCGGCGAGGTCCTGGCCAGCGGCACCTACGAGCAGGTCCGCGCCGACCGACGGGTCATCACCGCCTACCTCGGGGAGGAGAGCCATGCTTGA
- a CDS encoding thymidine kinase encodes MAELVFFTGTMDCGKSTLALQMDHTHAARGRQGLLFTKHDRSGEAVLSSRLGLTKPALEVKDDLDLWELVVEQVTNGRRVDYLICDEAQFYTPVQVEQLARLVDEMGVDVFAFGITADFRTELFPGSRRLIELADRTQQLQVQALCWCGRTATVNARVVDGVMVVEGEQVVVGDVAGPDDVPPTVEYEMLCRRHYMRRMNASAARAQSLSPEVLPFDLDLCPVPSPRPRPATVDSPEEGVPGD; translated from the coding sequence GTGGCTGAGCTCGTCTTCTTCACCGGGACCATGGACTGCGGGAAGTCGACCCTCGCGCTGCAGATGGACCACACGCACGCCGCCCGGGGGCGTCAGGGGCTGCTGTTCACCAAGCACGACCGCTCCGGGGAGGCGGTGCTCTCCTCGCGGCTGGGCCTGACCAAGCCGGCGCTGGAGGTGAAGGACGACCTGGACCTGTGGGAGCTCGTCGTCGAGCAGGTCACCAACGGTCGACGCGTGGACTACCTGATCTGTGACGAGGCGCAGTTCTACACGCCGGTGCAGGTGGAGCAGCTGGCCCGGCTCGTCGACGAGATGGGCGTGGACGTGTTCGCCTTCGGCATCACCGCCGACTTCCGCACCGAGCTCTTCCCCGGGTCGCGCCGGCTCATCGAGCTGGCCGACCGCACCCAGCAGCTGCAGGTCCAGGCGCTGTGCTGGTGCGGGCGCACGGCCACGGTCAACGCTCGCGTCGTCGACGGGGTGATGGTGGTCGAGGGCGAGCAGGTGGTGGTCGGCGACGTGGCCGGACCGGACGACGTGCCGCCCACGGTGGAGTACGAGATGCTCTGCCGACGTCATTACATGCGCCGGATGAACGCCTCCGCGGCCCGGGCGCAGTCGCTCTCGCCCGAGGTCCTCCCCTTCGACCTCGACCTGTGCCCGGTCCCGTCACCGCGCCCACGGCCCGCGACGGTGGACAGTCCGGAGGAGGGTGTCCCGGGCGACTGA
- a CDS encoding PfkB family carbohydrate kinase has product MSSRVIHTGQALVDVVLEVPDLPCRGGNVNATSFARYAGGAVSILVAAARAGAQSVLAGAHGTGPNADLVRRVLAEEGVRVTADPVPGTDTGICVVMVEPTAERTFLTTYGAERAISVGSLASSGPRAGDLVCVTGYSLYPPTRDPLLEWLPELPAGVEVVLDPGAALADLPVAVGEQVLALTDVWTSNAQEARELTGVGDVASSCAAVADRLGAGAVVVVRDGAEGCFVRVDGETTYVPGHPQVPVDTNGAGDAHTGVLCAERALGASWVQAAARANAAGAIKVTRKGPATAPTRAEVDAFLAAQVREGVTATTAR; this is encoded by the coding sequence GTGAGCTCAAGGGTGATCCACACCGGTCAGGCACTGGTCGACGTCGTGCTCGAGGTGCCCGACCTGCCGTGCCGCGGCGGCAACGTCAACGCCACCAGCTTCGCGCGCTACGCGGGCGGCGCCGTCAGCATCCTCGTCGCGGCCGCGCGCGCGGGCGCGCAGTCGGTCCTCGCCGGTGCCCACGGCACCGGCCCCAACGCCGACCTGGTCCGGCGGGTGCTGGCGGAGGAGGGCGTGCGGGTCACTGCAGACCCGGTGCCCGGCACGGACACCGGCATCTGCGTGGTCATGGTCGAGCCCACCGCCGAGCGGACCTTCCTGACCACCTACGGCGCCGAGCGGGCGATCAGCGTCGGCTCGCTGGCCAGCAGCGGGCCCCGGGCCGGGGACCTGGTGTGCGTCACCGGCTACAGCCTCTACCCCCCGACCCGCGACCCGCTGCTGGAGTGGTTGCCGGAGCTGCCGGCCGGGGTGGAGGTCGTCCTCGACCCCGGCGCCGCGCTGGCCGACCTGCCGGTCGCGGTGGGGGAGCAGGTGCTGGCCCTCACCGACGTGTGGACCTCCAACGCCCAGGAGGCGCGCGAGCTCACCGGCGTCGGCGACGTGGCCTCCTCGTGCGCCGCCGTGGCCGACCGGCTGGGTGCCGGGGCGGTCGTGGTCGTGCGCGACGGGGCGGAGGGCTGCTTCGTGCGGGTGGACGGGGAGACCACGTACGTCCCGGGGCACCCGCAGGTGCCGGTCGACACCAACGGTGCCGGCGACGCGCACACCGGCGTGCTGTGCGCCGAGCGCGCCCTCGGTGCGTCCTGGGTGCAGGCGGCCGCCCGGGCCAACGCGGCCGGGGCGATCAAGGTCACCCGCAAGGGACCGGCGACCGCCCCCACCCGTGCCGAGGTGGACGCCTTCCTCGCCGCGCAGGTCCGCGAGGGCGTCACGGCCACCACCGCCCGATAG